One region of Primulina tabacum isolate GXHZ01 chromosome 17, ASM2559414v2, whole genome shotgun sequence genomic DNA includes:
- the LOC142531450 gene encoding multiple organellar RNA editing factor 2, chloroplastic-like — translation MAAMMARLILTVRSFGTTASSLIVPTRFFSSTASISPPLIRFVQPMSASRSAAPALSHSMAVICPNFTRFNTIRCRVNRSGSGFSPLNSGSNFSDRPPTEMAPLFPGCDYEHWLIVMDKPGGEAATKQQMIDCYVQTLAKVLGSEEEAKKKIYNVSCERYFGFGCEIDEETSNKLEGLPGVLFVLPDSYVDAENKDYGAELFVNGEIVQRSPERQRRVEPVPQRAQDRPRYNDRTRYVRRRDNMR, via the exons ATGGCCGCCATGATGGCCCGATTAATCCTGACCGTCCGATCATTCGGAACCACTGCGAGCTCGTTAATCGTCCCCACACGATTCTTCTCCTCCACTGCCTCCATTAGTCCGCCGCTCATAAGGTTCGTTCAACCTATGTCTGCCTCTCGCTCCGCCGCGCCCGCCTTATCACATTCCATGGCGGTAATCTGTCCTAATTTCACCAGATTCAACACAATACGCTGCCGGGTTAATAGATCGGGTTCGGGTTTTTCGCCCCTGAATTCCGGCTCAAACTTCAGCGACCGGCCGCCCACTGAGATGGCCCCACTCTTCCCCGGCTGCGATTATGAGCACTGGCTTATTGTGATGGATAAGCCTGGTGGGGAAGCGGCAACCAAGCAGCAAATGATTGATTGCTATGTTCAAACCCTAGCTAAAGTGCTCGGAAG TGAGGAGGAGGCCAAGAAGAAAATATATAATGTTTCTTGTGAGAGGTACTTCGGGTTTGGATGTGAGATTGATGAGGAAACATCTAACAAGCTTGAAG GTTTACCTGGCGTTCTTTTTGTTCTTCCAGATTCTTATGTTGATGCTGAGAACAAGGACTATGGAG CTGAGCTATTTGTAAATGGAGAGATAGTTCAGCGATCTCCAGAGAGACAAAGGAGAGTTGAGCCTGTGCCTCAGAGAGCTCAAGACAGGCCAAGATACAATGATCGAACCCGGTATGTCAGGCGCCGTGATAATATGCGATGA